The Halosimplex litoreum genome has a window encoding:
- a CDS encoding ABC transporter ATP-binding protein, giving the protein MITARDLRKEYGGFVAVEGSTFTVEEGEVFGIIGPNGAGKTTTLKMLAGLVEPTDGEVSVAGYDAGETEMRKRLGFLPEESPLYEEMTPVSYLHFFADLYDVPEGVADRRIHDTLERLELDHRDRPLGDMSKGMKRKVAIARSLINDPDVLIYDEPGSGLDPLTTNYIIDFTRELGEQGKTIVFSAHNLYHVESICDRVAIMNEGRVVAKGDLDELQAEYGRTEYHVYATVEVPESARENGYHKRVVESMDAVDDTRADARAAGGEVVDIRTEESSLEEVFLDVAESDPEAERTSGSRA; this is encoded by the coding sequence ATGATCACGGCCCGCGACCTGCGCAAGGAGTACGGCGGCTTCGTCGCGGTGGAAGGGAGCACGTTCACGGTCGAGGAAGGCGAGGTATTCGGCATCATCGGCCCGAACGGGGCCGGCAAGACGACGACGCTGAAGATGCTCGCCGGCCTCGTCGAACCGACCGACGGCGAGGTCTCGGTCGCCGGATACGACGCCGGCGAGACGGAGATGCGAAAGCGCCTGGGCTTTCTCCCCGAGGAGTCGCCGCTGTACGAGGAGATGACGCCCGTCTCCTACCTGCACTTCTTCGCGGATCTGTACGACGTGCCCGAGGGCGTCGCGGACCGGCGTATCCACGACACGCTCGAACGGCTCGAACTCGACCACCGCGACCGCCCGCTGGGTGACATGTCCAAGGGGATGAAGCGGAAGGTCGCCATCGCGCGCTCGCTCATCAACGACCCCGACGTGCTGATCTACGACGAGCCGGGCAGCGGACTGGACCCGCTGACGACCAACTACATCATCGACTTCACGCGCGAACTCGGCGAGCAGGGCAAGACCATCGTCTTCAGCGCGCACAACCTCTATCACGTCGAGAGCATCTGCGACCGCGTCGCTATCATGAACGAGGGCCGCGTCGTGGCGAAAGGGGACCTCGACGAACTCCAGGCGGAGTACGGCCGGACGGAGTACCACGTCTACGCGACCGTCGAGGTCCCCGAGAGCGCCCGTGAGAACGGGTACCACAAACGGGTCGTCGAGAGCATGGACGCCGTCGACGATACGCGGGCTGACGCCCGGGCTGCCGGCGGCGAGGTCGTCGACATCCGGACCGAGGAGTCGAGTCTCGAAGAGGTGTTCCTCGACGTCGCCGAGTCCGACCCCGAGGCCGAGCGGACCTCGGGGTCGCGAGCGTGA
- a CDS encoding SRPBCC family protein yields MASLPQIERTPDGRRLVVDRVVAADADAVWTVLTDTEQWPEWGPSVSAVRSRDRYIEPGSRGEVQVAGGPWIPFEVETCGDYRWTWRVAEIPATGHAVTPLGDDRSRAAFEIPLLAGGYAIVCHRALDRIATIAESDELSTG; encoded by the coding sequence ATGGCTTCGCTGCCGCAGATCGAGCGGACGCCCGACGGTCGTCGCCTCGTGGTCGACCGCGTCGTCGCCGCCGATGCCGACGCCGTCTGGACGGTTCTGACCGACACCGAGCAGTGGCCCGAGTGGGGCCCGAGCGTCAGCGCGGTCCGCTCGCGCGACCGATACATCGAGCCCGGGTCGCGGGGCGAGGTGCAGGTCGCCGGCGGCCCGTGGATCCCCTTCGAGGTCGAGACCTGCGGGGACTACCGCTGGACGTGGCGCGTCGCGGAGATCCCGGCGACCGGCCACGCGGTCACGCCACTGGGCGACGACCGCTCGCGGGCCGCGTTCGAGATCCCGCTACTCGCGGGCGGGTACGCTATCGTCTGCCACCGCGCGCTCGACCGGATCGCGACCATCGCGGAGAGCGACGAGCTATCGACCGGGTAA
- a CDS encoding ABC transporter permease, translated as MSGPPPVGGDDRSGGESGTASGASAAQRFARWLRTRVENVARIARWEVTKNAGGVDRRTVAIALLAVLGLGAMAPVAVSQGVALDQGIYRVGVVEEDPLYGPASLDQTFRVQDPSQAAVEAGDQEVVVVGPRVRSTDSTKGRAAVAELRSTTKRYNDGIMDDERNQSAAFPVVVNLTYVERESSRVAVSQTRTLPVQTDDGEAGDGDGTAGDGGGGGSGEGAGSGTGGDGGVGDGSSGGSSDGAGSGSESTGSGGETSTGAGSDGGAGDGSSDGSGDGASGGDESADVTTPSEGSGVAGSSIGARLTGGSSTGAPSDIAPPFPFQSLVLAFVFVLPLNFVIQAYGSTILSERINRRGELLLVAPVSRGDIVVGKTLPYFAAAVGVATAITLVLQVGLGLGGSAISVLAVVPLALLFLAATFLGAMFARSFKELTFVTVTITVSLTSYAFVPAIFTDVTPIALISPLTLVVRDLQGQAVGLGQFVFSTLPPTLTALVCFGLGAGLYREEDMFTQRPIPYKVLDALAGPIERRRSVALVTAVLLPFVLVAELVVAAFAYPLWQAELPVEVIVVAVLVGLAIVEELAKSLHVYAGYAHSLFDGRLRTALVVGAFSGLGFFLAEKLTLIVRLADLQTLPVGQTLEGSQAAVGTGVPLGILFVALLLAPLALHVVTATISTLGARRGRRSYAVALVVAVAVHVAYNLTVVTALVG; from the coding sequence GTGAGCGGCCCGCCGCCGGTCGGCGGTGACGACCGCTCCGGTGGCGAGTCGGGGACGGCGAGCGGAGCGTCCGCCGCCCAGCGGTTCGCTCGCTGGCTCCGCACGCGCGTCGAGAACGTCGCCCGGATCGCCCGGTGGGAGGTGACGAAAAACGCCGGGGGCGTCGACCGGCGGACGGTCGCAATCGCGTTGCTGGCGGTCCTCGGACTCGGTGCGATGGCGCCCGTCGCGGTGAGCCAGGGGGTCGCGCTCGACCAGGGCATCTACCGGGTCGGCGTCGTCGAGGAGGACCCGCTGTACGGCCCGGCCTCGCTCGACCAGACCTTCCGGGTGCAGGACCCCAGCCAGGCGGCCGTCGAGGCGGGCGATCAGGAGGTCGTGGTCGTCGGACCGCGGGTCCGCTCGACCGACTCGACGAAGGGGCGGGCCGCGGTCGCGGAGTTGCGGTCGACCACCAAGCGGTACAACGACGGGATCATGGACGACGAGCGCAACCAGTCGGCGGCGTTCCCGGTGGTCGTGAACCTGACTTACGTCGAGCGCGAGTCGTCGCGAGTCGCGGTTTCACAGACCAGAACGCTACCGGTCCAGACCGACGACGGCGAGGCCGGAGACGGCGACGGGACCGCCGGTGACGGCGGAGGCGGCGGTAGCGGTGAAGGGGCCGGTAGTGGGACCGGAGGCGACGGTGGCGTCGGTGACGGTTCGAGCGGTGGGTCCAGCGACGGAGCGGGCAGCGGGAGCGAGAGCACTGGGAGTGGCGGCGAAACAAGTACCGGAGCCGGGAGCGACGGTGGCGCCGGTGACGGTTCGAGTGACGGATCCGGCGACGGAGCGAGCGGTGGCGACGAGAGCGCCGACGTGACGACACCGAGCGAGGGGTCCGGCGTCGCCGGGTCGAGCATCGGCGCGCGCCTGACCGGCGGGAGCTCGACCGGCGCGCCCTCGGACATCGCGCCGCCGTTCCCGTTCCAGTCGCTCGTGCTCGCGTTCGTGTTCGTCCTGCCGCTGAACTTCGTCATCCAGGCCTACGGCTCGACGATCCTGAGCGAGCGGATCAACCGTCGCGGGGAACTCCTGCTGGTCGCCCCCGTCTCCCGCGGGGACATCGTCGTCGGGAAGACGCTGCCGTACTTCGCGGCCGCCGTCGGCGTCGCGACGGCGATCACGCTCGTCCTCCAGGTCGGGCTCGGGCTCGGCGGGTCGGCGATCTCCGTGCTCGCCGTCGTCCCGCTCGCGTTGCTCTTCCTCGCCGCGACCTTCCTCGGCGCGATGTTCGCGCGGTCGTTCAAGGAACTGACCTTCGTGACGGTGACGATCACCGTCTCGCTGACCTCCTACGCGTTCGTCCCGGCGATCTTCACGGACGTGACGCCGATCGCGCTCATCTCGCCGCTGACGCTCGTGGTCCGGGATCTCCAGGGCCAGGCGGTCGGGCTGGGACAGTTCGTCTTCTCGACGCTACCGCCGACGCTGACGGCGCTGGTCTGTTTCGGGCTGGGCGCCGGGCTCTACCGCGAGGAGGACATGTTCACCCAGCGGCCGATCCCGTACAAGGTGCTCGACGCGCTCGCCGGGCCGATCGAACGGCGCCGGAGCGTCGCGCTCGTGACCGCCGTACTCCTGCCGTTCGTCCTCGTCGCGGAGCTTGTGGTCGCGGCGTTCGCCTACCCCCTCTGGCAGGCGGAGCTCCCGGTCGAGGTCATCGTCGTCGCGGTACTGGTCGGGCTCGCTATCGTCGAGGAACTCGCGAAGAGCCTGCACGTCTACGCCGGCTACGCTCACTCGCTGTTCGACGGCCGGCTGCGGACGGCGCTGGTCGTCGGCGCCTTCAGCGGCCTGGGCTTCTTCCTGGCGGAGAAGCTCACGCTGATCGTCCGCCTCGCCGACCTGCAGACGCTCCCCGTAGGGCAGACGCTGGAGGGCAGCCAGGCGGCCGTCGGAACGGGCGTCCCGCTCGGGATACTGTTCGTCGCGCTCCTGCTGGCGCCGCTGGCGCTGCACGTCGTCACGGCGACGATCTCGACGCTAGGCGCCAGGCGCGGCCGGCGCTCGTACGCCGTCGCGCTGGTGGTCGCAGTCGCGGTTCACGTCGCCTACAACCTCACGGTGGTGACCGCCCTTGTCGGGTGA
- a CDS encoding Rpp14/Pop5 family protein, producing the protein MKHLPKHLQPRWRYLAVELESWPDAEIGRRAFQRAVWFAAQNLVGDAGSADVDLSVVRFDFDEGAGHVVVRARRGEVDRARAVLACLDAVDGAELGVRVRGVSGTVQACEEKYIRRRPEPFDQRNVVFENAERRAVGRDGRIDVRADDAFVGATELDL; encoded by the coding sequence GTGAAACACCTCCCGAAACACCTCCAGCCGCGGTGGCGATACCTCGCGGTCGAACTGGAGTCGTGGCCCGACGCCGAGATCGGTCGTCGAGCGTTCCAGCGGGCGGTGTGGTTCGCGGCGCAGAACCTCGTGGGCGACGCCGGGAGCGCGGACGTGGACCTGTCGGTGGTCCGGTTCGACTTCGATGAAGGGGCCGGTCACGTCGTCGTGCGTGCGCGCAGGGGGGAGGTCGACCGCGCGCGGGCGGTGCTGGCGTGTCTGGACGCGGTCGACGGCGCGGAGCTGGGCGTCCGCGTGCGGGGGGTTAGCGGCACGGTGCAGGCCTGTGAAGAAAAGTATATACGACGCCGACCGGAACCTTTTGACCAGAGAAACGTCGTCTTCGAGAACGCCGAGCGGCGTGCCGTCGGTCGCGACGGCCGAATCGACGTGCGGGCCGACGACGCGTTCGTCGGGGCGACCGAACTCGATCTATAA
- a CDS encoding ribosome assembly factor SBDS codes for MISLDEAVTARLESHGERFEVLVEPDAALAMKRGEFDGELEDVIAAEDVFENASRGDRPPENALEEVFGTTDPLEIIPEVVDRGEIQITAEQRKEMQERKYRDLVNRITRNAVNPQMDDAPHPPDRIESALEQADFKVDPMEPVENQVDDALDALRPVIPIRFDTVKVAAQLPADYAGSGQAQVREFGDLEREEWQPDGSWVGVVEFPAGMQNEFYDLVNEVSSGEAETRILKDEDDLDTR; via the coding sequence ATGATATCACTCGACGAGGCCGTGACGGCGCGTCTGGAGTCCCACGGCGAGCGCTTCGAAGTGCTCGTCGAACCCGACGCCGCCCTCGCGATGAAGCGCGGCGAGTTCGACGGGGAACTGGAGGACGTGATCGCCGCCGAGGACGTCTTCGAGAACGCCTCTCGCGGGGATCGCCCGCCGGAGAACGCGCTCGAAGAGGTGTTCGGGACGACCGACCCGCTGGAGATCATCCCCGAAGTCGTCGACCGCGGGGAGATCCAGATCACCGCCGAGCAGCGCAAGGAGATGCAAGAGCGCAAGTACCGGGACCTGGTCAACCGCATCACGCGCAACGCGGTCAACCCGCAGATGGACGACGCGCCTCACCCGCCCGACCGCATCGAGAGCGCCCTGGAGCAGGCCGACTTCAAAGTCGACCCGATGGAACCCGTCGAGAATCAGGTCGACGACGCCCTCGACGCGCTGCGACCCGTGATCCCCATCCGCTTCGACACGGTGAAAGTCGCCGCCCAGTTGCCAGCCGACTACGCCGGCAGCGGCCAGGCGCAGGTCCGGGAGTTCGGCGACCTCGAACGCGAGGAGTGGCAGCCCGACGGCTCCTGGGTCGGCGTCGTCGAGTTCCCCGCCGGCATGCAAAACGAGTTCTACGATCTGGTCAACGAGGTCTCCAGCGGCGAGGCCGAGACCCGAATCCTCAAAGACGAGGACGATCTCGACACGCGGTAG
- a CDS encoding ABC transporter permease has product MAKRDLASLRSEKTIVLALLIQLFVAAFSSFLVVGLTSLYSPGSVSAGEVVVGVAGEHDDALVQAAQDQEGVRTVVYPNPEAAREAYHDGDVHATLLAGDSGGRIAVEVIAPTGSIETTLIVDQVRTLLEAVERTERIARADDLDNSPVPLPDEVNASPYFGFTYTVLVPLLLFLPPFISGSVAVDALTEEIERGTLELLRVAPLSLVDIVDAKALAMVLIAPAQAVLWIALLSTNGIGVANVPQILLVVTALTTLVVTLGLSLGVLTAKRRQAQLLYSVLVIFGFGLLTFAPEHPATTVAKLAVDSPTTTTTLHVAAYAVAAVALFVGARRLVARTDPEGL; this is encoded by the coding sequence ATCGCAAAGCGGGACCTCGCGTCGCTGAGAAGCGAAAAGACGATCGTCCTCGCACTGCTGATCCAGCTGTTCGTCGCCGCGTTCTCGTCGTTCCTCGTCGTGGGACTGACGTCGCTGTACAGCCCCGGGTCCGTGTCGGCGGGTGAGGTGGTCGTCGGCGTCGCCGGCGAACACGACGACGCGCTCGTCCAGGCGGCCCAGGACCAGGAGGGCGTCCGAACTGTCGTCTATCCGAACCCCGAGGCCGCCCGGGAGGCCTACCACGACGGGGACGTCCACGCGACGCTGCTCGCCGGCGACTCGGGCGGGCGGATCGCCGTGGAGGTGATCGCGCCGACCGGGAGCATCGAGACCACGCTGATCGTCGACCAGGTGCGGACGCTGCTGGAAGCCGTCGAGCGCACCGAGCGGATCGCCCGGGCGGACGACCTCGACAACTCGCCGGTTCCACTGCCCGACGAGGTGAACGCCAGCCCCTACTTCGGGTTCACCTACACGGTGCTCGTGCCGCTGCTCCTCTTCCTCCCGCCCTTTATCAGCGGGTCGGTCGCCGTCGACGCGCTGACCGAGGAGATCGAGCGCGGGACGCTGGAACTCCTGCGGGTCGCGCCGCTGTCGCTGGTCGACATCGTCGACGCCAAGGCGCTGGCGATGGTCCTCATCGCGCCCGCCCAGGCCGTGCTGTGGATCGCGCTGTTGAGCACCAACGGGATCGGCGTCGCGAACGTCCCCCAGATCCTGCTCGTCGTCACCGCGCTGACGACGCTGGTCGTCACGCTCGGGCTCTCGCTGGGCGTTCTCACCGCCAAGCGCCGGCAGGCGCAACTGCTGTACTCGGTGCTGGTGATCTTCGGGTTCGGCCTGCTGACGTTCGCCCCCGAACACCCGGCGACGACCGTCGCGAAACTCGCCGTCGACAGCCCGACTACGACGACGACGCTCCACGTCGCCGCCTACGCCGTCGCCGCGGTCGCCCTGTTCGTCGGCGCTCGCCGCCTCGTCGCCCGGACCGACCCCGAGGGGCTCTGA
- a CDS encoding aminopeptidase → MVDSDEGASGDDGERPGDDGERAGDDGERAGDNRAAETGGGPDYVDGVEGAELVDASPDSLTLTPEQHERLKTHVHGDRLSDIQYSDRRYLVVGRGGDDGPGRRRRRVRDQLDDRREATAFMLEDFGLSGEEIDLWAPGFEILCEQASHVVGVLEDYDGGHVWELGYLYHEQSRVRDALWLLKRTYESDERRRERYDNGMAASHLAALERVADDRVVRWDGEGDLRRAVEEIP, encoded by the coding sequence ATGGTCGATAGCGACGAAGGGGCGTCGGGGGACGACGGCGAGCGACCGGGGGACGACGGCGAACGAGCGGGGGACGATGGCGAACGAGCGGGAGACAACCGGGCCGCGGAAACGGGCGGCGGCCCCGACTACGTCGACGGCGTCGAGGGCGCGGAACTCGTCGACGCGAGTCCGGACTCGCTGACGCTGACGCCCGAGCAGCACGAACGGCTGAAGACGCACGTCCACGGCGACCGGTTGAGCGACATCCAGTACAGCGACCGCCGATATCTGGTCGTCGGTCGCGGCGGCGACGACGGCCCCGGTCGGCGCCGCAGACGGGTCCGCGACCAGTTGGACGACCGCCGCGAGGCCACGGCGTTCATGCTGGAGGATTTCGGCCTCTCGGGCGAGGAGATAGACCTGTGGGCGCCCGGCTTCGAGATACTCTGCGAGCAGGCGAGCCACGTCGTCGGCGTCCTCGAAGACTACGACGGCGGCCACGTCTGGGAACTCGGCTATCTCTATCACGAACAGAGTCGCGTCCGGGACGCGCTCTGGCTGCTGAAACGGACCTACGAGAGCGACGAGCGGCGACGCGAGCGCTACGACAACGGGATGGCCGCCTCTCACCTGGCCGCGCTCGAACGCGTCGCGGACGACCGCGTCGTCCGCTGGGATGGCGAGGGAGACCTCCGGCGGGCGGTCGAGGAGATCCCCTGA
- a CDS encoding HVO_2901 family zinc finger protein — translation MTNVCRNCKRTFSTELELELHRDTCSQGDLFCDECGERFAERTATEDGWHYRCPNEDCDGEGMGEDIHNVSDVRIEKSV, via the coding sequence ATGACTAACGTCTGCCGCAACTGCAAACGCACGTTCAGTACGGAACTCGAACTCGAACTCCACCGTGACACGTGCTCGCAGGGCGATCTGTTCTGCGACGAGTGCGGCGAGCGGTTCGCGGAGCGAACGGCCACGGAGGACGGCTGGCACTATCGATGCCCCAACGAGGACTGCGACGGCGAGGGGATGGGCGAGGACATCCACAACGTCAGCGACGTACGCATCGAGAAATCGGTCTGA
- the psmA gene encoding archaeal proteasome endopeptidase complex subunit alpha, translated as MQGQSQQQAYDRGITIFSPDGRLYQVEYAREAVKRGTASIGVRTADGVVLAVDKRIRSPLMERSSVEKIHKADDHIGIASAGHVADARQLIDFARRQAQVNQLRYGEPIGVETLTKAVTDHIQQYTQVGGARPFGVALIIGGIANGEPRLYETDPSGTPYEWKALAVGADRGDIREYLEDNYDEEMDLDGGVGLALEALASVNDGELAPEGIGIATISVDDEQFTEMSDAEKESHLDELDLLAVEEDDDESDEE; from the coding sequence ATGCAGGGACAATCGCAACAGCAGGCGTACGACCGTGGGATCACGATCTTCTCGCCGGACGGTCGGCTCTACCAGGTCGAGTACGCCCGCGAAGCCGTCAAGCGCGGCACGGCGAGTATCGGCGTACGAACAGCTGACGGAGTCGTGCTGGCGGTGGACAAGCGCATCCGCTCGCCGCTGATGGAGCGCTCGTCCGTCGAGAAGATCCACAAGGCCGACGACCACATCGGCATCGCTAGCGCCGGCCACGTCGCCGACGCACGCCAGCTCATCGACTTCGCCCGCCGCCAGGCCCAGGTCAACCAGCTGCGCTACGGCGAGCCCATCGGCGTCGAGACGCTCACCAAGGCCGTCACCGACCACATCCAGCAGTACACCCAGGTCGGCGGCGCGCGCCCGTTCGGCGTCGCCCTCATCATCGGGGGCATCGCCAACGGCGAGCCCCGCCTCTACGAGACCGACCCCTCCGGGACGCCCTACGAGTGGAAGGCGCTGGCCGTCGGTGCCGACCGGGGCGACATCCGCGAGTACCTCGAGGACAACTACGACGAGGAGATGGATCTGGACGGCGGTGTCGGCCTCGCGCTGGAGGCGCTCGCGTCGGTCAACGACGGCGAGCTCGCCCCCGAGGGCATCGGTATCGCCACCATCAGCGTCGACGACGAGCAGTTCACCGAGATGAGCGACGCCGAGAAGGAGTCGCACCTCGACGAGCTCGACCTGCTCGCCGTCGAGGAAGACGACGACGAGAGCGACGAGGAGTAA
- a CDS encoding helix-turn-helix domain-containing protein, translating into MRPDTAEPSGDEAGDGFDAWLALQRVTDGTRANIVADLVGHPKGAPSVDELDYTNPSLEADTIRNHLKVLAEAGVVEELTVPAGQRTRGYPYKFYRVTEAAQELFDRNGLFPADAWRRQYERVEKTTEIRELEAMPRPEA; encoded by the coding sequence ATGCGACCCGATACGGCCGAACCGAGCGGGGACGAGGCGGGAGACGGGTTCGACGCCTGGCTCGCGCTCCAGCGCGTCACCGACGGGACCCGGGCGAACATCGTCGCTGACCTCGTGGGTCACCCGAAGGGCGCGCCCAGCGTCGACGAACTCGACTACACCAATCCGAGCCTCGAAGCCGACACGATCAGGAATCACCTGAAGGTCCTCGCCGAGGCGGGGGTCGTCGAAGAGCTGACCGTGCCGGCTGGCCAGCGGACGCGGGGCTACCCCTACAAGTTCTACCGGGTGACCGAGGCGGCCCAGGAGTTGTTCGACCGCAACGGCCTGTTCCCCGCCGACGCCTGGCGACGACAGTACGAGCGCGTCGAGAAGACCACCGAGATCAGAGAACTCGAAGCGATGCCCCGACCCGAGGCGTGA